DNA sequence from the Ischnura elegans chromosome 8, ioIscEleg1.1, whole genome shotgun sequence genome:
CGTATTTCGACAAAAGAATGATATGGCTTCGCCTATATATAGCAAATGCGATAAAGTAAAACTACTTTTTGAGTTCACAGCAAGCAAATCCTGTCATTTGGGCAAACTCAGATTGGTCACATGAAAAAGCGCAAACATTGCCCCGAAGGGTTGGTCTAAGAATTACCTTCATAGAAAAGGAATTGAATTTCGAACataattttcactcaaattttgtattaaatatcGAATAGTTTAACACATGGcggtaaacttttatttttatttgatgtgcGACGAGCACTTGTTTTGAATTCCGAGGTCGCAGCCGTACCTGGGATTTCATCGTGATTTCACTGCTCAGTAAAAATGTCggcatatttctaatttttaaaatatgaaatttaaagtaTTTCCTGTACAAGTTATACATGTTGGGATACCAAAAAGTAAAGGAAAACTCAAGTATCAAAAGAATGAGtcataaaaatatagtatttaagcAATGACGATATGGTGCCATTTAAGGCGCCAACTTTGTCGATATGGCGTCTTTATTTTAATACAGAGTTATTTGTAAATTTACTCAAAGCAGAGAACTATTAGAAGCCACAAGAAATCTTTGTATGAtaacaatattaatgaaattactgagaaaatgccactataatatatagataatacATAGATATATAATTCGATTGAATTATTAATGGTCACCAAGGAAGATATACGCAAATGGaatttgggaaaataaattaaatatttcaataccgCTATGAAAATACAATGTGTTTATTATCACTGTTACACCTTGGTAAAATATTCACAGTACATGCATGGAATCGCTGCTCAACATAACAATATAAGCCTAGGAATCGCGCGGAACATGACCGCGCTAAGACTCAATGGTTTCCTTTTCAGGACTATGTACAGAACAAGTTTACAACACAGAAAAAAGAGTCACCTTCGATTAAATTTATAGCTTTATAAAGTTGAACATCCATCACGGTACCACTGAATATCCTTTGAAAACCGTTCGCGGTCTAAAGTGACAGAGAACCAACTCGGGACAGCCTCAGACGGAATTGTATTTCATGACGTCACAGAGACATCTAGAGCATATTGTGTGTTCAACAGTAGCGTTCAAATTGAATGTGAAAATCTTTTCTCattacatttttcttcttttcatctgGAGGGATTGTTTTTGGAGTTCGGAGACTGTTAAGCCACTTAACACTTTGAATAAGTTGTTTCAAATTCACTGCCTTACATCGAAAACaatttcgattgatttgtaaaCCAGTtagattcgtaaaaaaattattccttccaTTGAATATGGATATAAGTTTGGTGTTCCTGACGACCGCTACCCGAAAAAttcactttttgttttaaaacccTAAAGGTACACCACTAGCGACATTCAGTTTCATTCAAGAAGCTGGTGAATTATCGTCCATGAAGACGTTTGAGGTCCGTTACAATATTACCGGGCGTTAATTACAAAAATACTAATTTTGAGGGCAAACGTATTGCGTAATAAAAGAGACACATAGGTACCGAGATCATGAAACCAGCGATATCCTATATTCTATTCAATAGCGATGTTGTCGACGACGCCAAACATTATTACTCTATGagaaaattgatgtaaatatttttgacaCCGAAATACGGCTAAACTTCGTGTAATGGTGCAATAAACCTTGAAGAGTATACTTTAAATTTCTCGAAAACTTGAATATCTCTTAGGTAAGCTTCATAGCCTTTCTCAATTGAATCAGAGTGAAACTCTGGAATGTGATATCAATTACTATAACGAGGTCGTGATTGAGCTCAGACTTGAGACCTGGTTACTCGACACATTAACACGTACCAgttcaagggcgtacctaggatcaaagCAAGGACAAGTCGTGGTCGTGCAAGTTGTAACATTTTCGCACAGAAAAGGCTAGTGgaacgaaaattttaagaaaattatgacaacgatttgtaagtttttaaaataattattattatttgcttggatcaagaatgattttattttagttccctGTCTTATTCTTATATCATGTTTCTTCAAAAGAGAATTTGCTCAAAAATTTCGCTTTGAACTAAATTtgttttcgcttctaggggggcagctgccccctcctgccttccgcagggtacgcccatgaaccAGTTGATGATTGAATGCAAGTGCGATTTTGGatgaccggaatggaacatgtaagAAACCAAATTAGATTAGACACTGTATTATGTCTTTGCATCGTATAAGTGTATAGCATAGGCGATGCGTTTTTGCGTTCATTCGTTTGCAGATAAACTCGTACGCTTTAATGTATGGAGTAACTAGGGCATTAGTATTGGGTAACGCATTAAATTGTAAATGTAAAGAGAGGAGGCTGAAATAAATTACCATCTAAGGACATGCGGGGTGctaagaaaaaagagaataatgTAGAATTAAATATGGTTCATAAAGAGGAAAATTAACTAAGTTACGAACAACTCAGACTTATGGGCAAAGTAATGTAGGTGGTTAGAAGGCCCGTGGAATAGTTACTTTTATAAAGCAATCCCAAAACGCAAACGAAGAACTTTTCGCCAATAAATGTAAGCGGTTCAGTACCAGTTTACGGACATTAGGGATATGAACACCAAAGCTACCCATATGGGTACACATTATTTGTATcgttataagaaatattttcagctgCTCAAAAGAGTTAGATCATAACcaagaaaaactgaattttacCCTCTTTTTAATTGATGCCAGCTAATGAGATCGGTATGCGAATATTTCTCACctttagtaaaaattaattttgaggagaggcgatgcaaaaaatattactgagctgaagaaattttaaataagaataatgtttttttaaatataattaattatcaacgGCCAGCCGAGTAATTGGAATCCATTCTaaaattttctcttgaattttCACAAGCAATTTAGATAAAACCGAAGTTTTTCCGTTCACTAATTATACTCCCCGTTACTCACTCTTATCTACCGAAGAAATTTTCGCTTTTTGGCAACTCTCCAGAGTAATGGGGGTAAAATAACCCACGACAAACGATTACTCAAAGGAGGTATCACATGAGACTCCTTACACTAAATTTTCTCCAGTTTTGACGCACAACATTGTGGTTACTTGATGAGTTTACGAATAACTTTAAACCTTTAAAACGATTTAGCACTACCCTTACGACTTTTCCTAAGTAGAGACAACATTGATGTTCATAAAAATCAGTGGTGTTTTTAGATTCAAACCTTACTAAGTGACTGTGGCGTCGATGAAACCGCgaatacatataaaatacatttatacacaTTGAAACAGTGAATGTTTGAAATGGCTCTTTCGTGTGGCAACACATTAGCTTGTTAATAGTCATCAACCAAAGGCAACATGACTTGAAGCAAATGAGACTTCTGTCAGAGAAATGAACAGCAAATCCGAATTTTATTAGTGTATTCACATTTCCGATgaggttggaaaaaaatattttacagctttTTTTCACTCCAGTCACCAACTTCGGCGAATTGTTCCATTGGGCATTGGGGAAAAGAAGTTTAATACCATTGCATTCAGAAATGGAGGgtctaaaatgataaaatacacatatatttttatttggcttTCTGCTTCgacattttttgataaatataaacGACAATCCATTTATATTATCCCACCTATCCATCGTATAAATGATTATTCTCGGATGTTGTACCCCTGAAAGTCACCACTAACTATAACAATAGGTGAGCTTGGGGCAACATTTTGACTAGAATTCAATATACATACAGTCTTTCTCGGAAATGCCATCCATCatgtatttttgttctttttttatttttactttcgcgaaatattttaaaaaattcacttagGATAAATGTTCATTACACATTCAACAAACAATATTTAGTAATGGTATCCCAAAAATGCcgtaaaacattttttgaggTTCAGAAATGTGAATGCAtactatttttctcattttatatgtacataataacatttaaaccattaaaaatagctttgtattgcaTTGTTGGGCTCATCTAGATTGCCACGGCACATCCTGGCATTTGTTTCAATAGCCTTTGTCTACATCGGAGATTCAAACACATACGCTCATACAGATTCAAACAACATCAGACAATCACAGATTCCGAGGCGACCCATTCACTATATCTTATTTTCACTTCCCAGTTGCACTTCCAGCTGAATCTCCGTGAGAATATAGTCAGTGAAATCACGAATGCGAAAAATCCCCGCCAAGTTTTGCGGAAAGATCATTTGTTACTGAAAAAATGACACGGATCAAATCACAACTGCATAATTTGTGTATCACCATGGTTTTTTACTGCTCTTTTGTACGGTAAATTAGCATAAAAAACAATTAACTCAACAAAGTCCTGTAAACAGTTTGCAGAAGGATGTGAATTAGTTGAGCACCAACTCTTTGGAATACCCGAAAAATAAATGTAGACGTCTTTTTTTCGGGTAGCCACTCTACCCAGTGAACGATACCGAATATCATAGGTTTATGGGACAATTTTCTGCTTCATCACTCTCACTGGAAGAATTCCGGCGTATTACCCGTCCGAGGGAGTCATACGTCTCTTTGAACTAACCGTAGCAAGAAATGGCACGACAGCACTGTTCGACACTAACATTGATTTCATCCTCCATATAGGAAGGACATGAGGAAAAAACGTTCATGGTGTTGGATGCGGTCCCGGGGCGAAGTTGGGAAACTTTTTAAATGGGGCAATGAGATTCACGCGTGGTCCTGACGACGGACCGAAATGTCCCACAAAGTCTCCTCCACCGCGGGTTGACGCCTTCACCAAGGCCTCCACACGCAGCCGTCCTTGTCCATCGTTGGATCTCCACCACCTTCCTCGACATCCTCATCATCCTCGACCCTCTCTGCAGAGACCCCTTGGTGCACCAGTTCATCCCTACATGCCTCCGAAGCGGATGGGTAATCCTGGCAGACCTTACCGGACACACCCGCCTCGTCAGCGGGACCAACTATcacctcctcgtcctcctccaTTCTGACCCCATCATCGTCAACATCTTCCAACCTCTCTTCCTTCACTTTCTTCCTCGAGCAGTCCAGAGGCTCCTCGTCAAAGGCCTGCTCTGCCGTTGGGGGTCTGGTCACAACCACGCCTCCACCACCCCCAACTGTCTCCaccccctcttcctcctcatccATCGCCTCCTCTTTCACCCTGACCCCGGCTTCCGCCCAGGACCCATCTGGGCTCACCGCCGCCGAGGAACAGGGTGTGGGCAGAGCCCCTGCTCCGACCAGAGGCGGAGGGGACGCCGAAGACGAGCCTTCTCCGGAACCGCCCCGACCACCAGCCGCGGCCGCGGCTAGGTGCACGTAGTGACTGGGCAACAGGAACACCACTTGCCCGTCCGGGAGCCTCGACGGGATCAGCTGCAGGACGGACATTAAGGAGGAAGCGGCGGCAGCGGCTGCGGCGGCCGCCGGCGGGAGTAGCGGGCCCTGGGCACCTCCCGGAATCGGGCTGGGGCTCGCGGAGTATGGCGAAGGGGCCGGGGAAAGCGAGGAGGAGGTCGAAGAAGGCGTGCAGGCCGGGGGTGAAGTGCCGGAGAAGTTGGGAGGAGGCGGCGGCCTGGCCCCGCTCATCATCAGGGCCATCATCATCTCAGCCGTGGCCTTGTTGTTGTTCTCATCACCCGGGAAACCCGGGCCTATCCTCCGGTTGATGTCCCGTGCCGGAACGGGCCTGACCGTCGCCGCGTTCGGGCCTTGCTGCTTCTGGGGAGGCGGTGCGGGCATCCCGCGGGCAGAGTCGAGGTCCGCGACGCATGCGTTGAGGTGTCCCAGGAGTCGGTGCTTGAGGGAGGATAGCTGGTAGTAGGCATCCTGACCGTTCCTCAGCTCCACCTCGTTGGACGAAGGGTCTTCTTCGACCTCCTCGTCTTCGGGAGAGCTTCCTTCTCCGGCTTTCGCGCCCCTCCTGGCAGGGCAGCGCCTGGGTCTCGGTCGGGGTCGCGCCGGTCGCTGAACGCAGAAGGAGTCGAGGAAGCGGGCCACCTCACGGGCGCACTCGGAGAAGCCGGCTCGGTAGCGTGCCAGGAGCTGGGCGGCCGCGACCGGTGATTCGTGCTGTTCAGGGGCCGGGGCTCCGGTCGGAGGAGAGGATGGCGGGGCATCAGAGGATACTGGGGCGATGGGCCCCAAGGATCGCTGCCTCTGCAGGTGACGAACGGTCAGCTCTAAGATGTCCGCCTTTTCCAACTTCGAGTGCTTGGTGTTCTGTAAGCAATCAGAAAaattcattcagaaaaaaattctcaaattagcCCCTAGAATTAAGATACCAGGAGGCTACGGATAAGAGACATTACGGTTACAAATGAATACTATCTTTTTctgattcaattttcattttacatcatatattagtcaaaaagaagaaatatgccagtgttaaaaaaataccattgagAACAAGATAATATACTAAAAGATTCTTAATCATAATATGTTTtgcattaaaatcattattttacagTTGATATAATGATACAACAGATGTAATGATTCGTTTATAGTAACATATTTGAACTATACAGTACAGTGTACACCGAATGTACCAGCTCAGGCAGctaaaaagaaaactttaaattGATTGAATATCTAAAAactctttgaaattaaaatataaggttaTTATAAGCTAAGCTTCCATTATTACCCATAATAGTATGTTATATTAATGATTAGTCCTAAACAGAATTCTGTACTGTAGTAAAATTATTCTTATAACTCCCAAGCGTTGTGTTGTGAAACATTCGTGATaacttgagaaaatatttcttccccaTACCATGGGTACACAACCAGGATGTAACTTTACTAATGATATTTATTAAGGCAAAGCGATGTACGTTTGATTATTAAAGAGACTACTGGATGCTCAATTAAaacataagtttgaaaaaatcaaacaatttagAATAACTTACATGGAGATTAACGTCATCGAGAGACTGGCACATTTAAAATGACTCTCTTATCCCGAACAGATTTTAAATAACCCTTTTACATACTAGAGAGTAAAAAGTTGACTCACTTTGCTCTCACTCACCTCAAGACGAGCTGAGTCTAAGATAAGTGTCTTGAGAACTGCCAGCGACTGGTTTATTCTCGCCCTCCTTCTTTTCTCCATGAGTGGCTTGTTTGCCTGCAAAGGAGAAAAGCATACGTTGATTAGTACTATCATGTacaccaggaaaaattaaggttatGTATACAGGAGGCTTTAAGCATCCTAGGATATTACATTACGATAACAAGTGATTTCACGCTTCAAACGCATACAATATTAATTATCAAGGAAATAAAGAAACGACTTTCAATTGAAATCCAATTTCCATAACTCATATGCTAATTTCAAGAGCTATCGATAGCTACGCTAATTAATATTGAATCTCCATGTTTTGAGACAATGATTAAGATTGGAGCCAAATTAATTACGGTTGAATTCATTGGGTTATTATCAATACAATTTGAAGCTGAAGATCGGGCGAATTGGATATGTTACCAATTTCCATATCATTGAAAAGACATGAAAAACTGTaagtaaaatatcatttactaATACCCATAAACGTCTCAACTACACCCTGTGAACACATGCTTGAATAAATGCAGTCTTCATAGTACAtagaaattaactgaaaaattgaGTATTATATTAAAGTTTATTCCTCTATTATGTTGAGAAATTGTGAAACAAGATCGGTAAAGAAAATTagccaaaaatgaaatttgcgaCCAAGAGCTCTCTCAGCAACTGTTCCTAATAAAAGCAGTAAAAAGGGGCTACTTCATGAAGATACAATGATTGGTCTTTAGATGGCATTATGGAGCCGAGTTATCACCGTCAATAGTTATGAAATTTTGCCGAGATAATTTAAGGTGGTTTATATACTTTTCCTTGAGTTTCTAGGAATTATTCAGTATTGAAAATGTGTTAAGAGTTAGGTTAGATTTCGAGATTTCTCGTTTCTTGGTTTTTAAAACACTTGGTATCTTTGAGTGGAGCCATAACTATAACTATTTTGTTCGTATGAAACACATGAGCACATGGAAGGGCGCTGAAATCACAGATAGGTTTGTTCCGAGAGAGAGGCATGTGGTAAAAAAATTTTCCTATCAAACGATGTCAGATAGTGGAATCAAGTCTCTCTACTCCGCTTCAAACGTGCCGAAATCCATTTCAAAAGTTTAATACCACTTATCAGTGATATAGGAGGACCTACTTCTATGAACTTATCTGAACATAATCTTTCCGAATTTTCCAACACCGTCAGTGTACTCCCCACTGCAGGTACTCATCACATGAAAGTCTTTATTTACACACTCATGAAGCAGTCATACCAGTCCGTATGATATGTtatttgaaggaggtgaccgacCGATGAGATCATTCGCTGCATGAGGGAAGGGTATCGAGAAGCCAGGATAGACATACGGCTCCTCTAACTCCTACAACGACGGACACAAAGACTTAACGTCTCATCTAACGCACAAAGCGTACTTGAGATATTCTCCAAACGGCACTCAAGTAGGATTCAGGCTTCTATCatgaaatataaactacaaatgttGATTTCCACTAGTAATTTATATTCTATCGTGGATATACTACTTACCGCATTTTttccaagtcaagcctgaaacgattgcGTAGGGTTCGGGCATTTATGAAAAATCTCCTCCTTCGCCGGGATTTAAACCTGGCTCCACAAGGTGTGAGGCCAACCCTCTAGCCACCACCCCAACCCGATCCTCCAACCTACAATTCGAgtgagaataattatttaaaagccTGGAGGAGCTAGCAGAAGCTCTTGGAGAGAAGAGGGGTTTGAGTGAAGGAGAGCCCTACTCCTGCACGGTATCCCACGACCCCAGTCCATCACACGCGCCCCCAATTGACGCGCGAAGACTGAATGTCACCCTCTCCCCTTTGCCCGCAgaacccccacccctccctcaagGCTCACACCTTAATTGAATGCGGTCCGACCGACCCAGCCGGGCGGACGAGTAGTGCGGACGGACGACGCGAGATGGAGGTGGCGTCAGCGGAACGAGCCCCGCCATCTCTCCGCGTCCCTCCGAACTACACCTCGCCGCGCGCCTCTGAAATGACTGCCGCTGTGGTGTGTCGGTGTCTGTGAGTGTGAGTGTGGGGTGGATGGGGGAAGTAGTAGGGTGGCGACATCAAATGCCTCTCCGCTGCCGAAGGTCGACCTGGGTGGCGCGCGAGCGGTGGTGCGGCTATGATGAAGGGAGGCGGTGGGAGTGGGTCGGCAGAGggataaaaagagaaaatgataataaaaaaaggatatggagagggaaaaaaggaaaagccGGCGTTTTTCAGGAATGTGACTCAGCCGGGTGGAATGGATCGCTGAGCTCCAACTTTGCTCATctccccttttctctctctctctcttccctcctccctctttccctttctcttccttccttcctcgccTCTTCTTCCTTTTCGGTCTGAGTGAGAGCGTCAATCTGATGAAACGCCCAGCCCA
Encoded proteins:
- the LOC124163572 gene encoding uncharacterized protein LOC124163572 isoform X2; this translates as MTARLVGGDKAGGGGGGGGGGAAGNATTTRPTEGRRANKPLMEKRRRARINQSLAVLKTLILDSARLENTKHSKLEKADILELTVRHLQRQRSLGPIAPVSSDAPPSSPPTGAPAPEQHESPVAAAQLLARYRAGFSECAREVARFLDSFCVQRPARPRPRPRRCPARRGAKAGEGSSPEDEEVEEDPSSNEVELRNGQDAYYQLSSLKHRLLGHLNACVADLDSARGMPAPPPQKQQGPNAATVRPVPARDINRRIGPGFPGDENNNKATAEMMMALMMSGARPPPPPNFSGTSPPACTPSSTSSSLSPAPSPYSASPSPIPGGAQGPLLPPAAAAAAAAASSLMSVLQLIPSRLPDGQVVFLLPSHYVHLAAAAAGGRGGSGEGSSSASPPPLVGAGALPTPCSSAAVSPDGSWAEAGVRVKEEAMDEEEEGVETVGGGGGVVVTRPPTAEQAFDEEPLDCSRKKVKEERLEDVDDDGVRMEEDEEVIVGPADEAGVSGKVCQDYPSASEACRDELVHQGVSAERVEDDEDVEEGGGDPTMDKDGCVWRPW
- the LOC124163572 gene encoding uncharacterized protein LOC124163572 isoform X1 → MTARLVGGDKAGGGGGGGGGGAAGNATTTRPTEGRRANKPLMEKRRRARINQSLAVLKTLILDSARLEVSESKNTKHSKLEKADILELTVRHLQRQRSLGPIAPVSSDAPPSSPPTGAPAPEQHESPVAAAQLLARYRAGFSECAREVARFLDSFCVQRPARPRPRPRRCPARRGAKAGEGSSPEDEEVEEDPSSNEVELRNGQDAYYQLSSLKHRLLGHLNACVADLDSARGMPAPPPQKQQGPNAATVRPVPARDINRRIGPGFPGDENNNKATAEMMMALMMSGARPPPPPNFSGTSPPACTPSSTSSSLSPAPSPYSASPSPIPGGAQGPLLPPAAAAAAAAASSLMSVLQLIPSRLPDGQVVFLLPSHYVHLAAAAAGGRGGSGEGSSSASPPPLVGAGALPTPCSSAAVSPDGSWAEAGVRVKEEAMDEEEEGVETVGGGGGVVVTRPPTAEQAFDEEPLDCSRKKVKEERLEDVDDDGVRMEEDEEVIVGPADEAGVSGKVCQDYPSASEACRDELVHQGVSAERVEDDEDVEEGGGDPTMDKDGCVWRPW